DNA sequence from the Oncorhynchus keta strain PuntledgeMale-10-30-2019 chromosome 1, Oket_V2, whole genome shotgun sequence genome:
AGGTGGTGTCTCCGTGTTTGTGCTTGGCTCAGCAACCTTTCCACACAGCGAGCGAATTCGATGTAACGCTCCGCGCATTATGGTTTGTATGCTATTTCATTCTAACGAGTTGGAGAACGTTAGGCAATATAACGGGGAGAACGTGATTCACATTGGAAGACAAACGAGTCCTGCATATGAAGCGTTTATAGGGGTCATTTTGTGGGGTGGTCTTTGTGAAATTATGGAGAATGATCATGGTTGCATAGAAGCCATGCAGCATAGGTGTAGTCTACTGTCAGCATTAAATTGACAGCATAAAAAGTACATTGCATGATGCAGACACATTTCTAAGTACTGGAAATGTGGTAGTATTGCTGTAGCAATACTTGACAGCCTACGGTAGCAATTCTAGAAGGGAGCATGGGCCTATACTTACACGGAGCATCAATTTGAAGCATCTCTGTGGCTCATTTTGGCTGTAATTTATAGTTACGGTTACAATCTAGGTCAAAGTATTGGCCGAAGAGAACTAGGGCAATCCAGTCCATGTATGGGAGACACACTGCACCTTTTCCCTTGACGTTTGAATATAATGTAATAAACTAGACTACAGCCTCTAAAACCTATCACAGCCATCTGAAGTGCTTTAGAAACCATTTTGTTTTAGGACTCATTTTATATTCCTGTGTTTTCTGTGTATTTCAGCTATTCCAGCAGTTGGTCATTACTCTTCCGATGCACATAGGCTGTAGCTCTTTACCGATGGGGTCCTGATGTTTATGGCCAGCTTTCTGAATAGAGAGCTCCATCCTATACCTTCTCCTTTCCCTGAGCCAGACGAGCGCAGCAAGAGGTGCCATGCGGGTGAGTTTCTGCCAGGGCCTTCTGACTGGAGCCATCGCTCTGAACCTGCTCATCCTCTACTATGTGTCCCAAGCCCAGCAGCAGATGATGGAGAAACGCCGGGACCCAGGAAGGGGCTCCAGGAAGGCTGCCTTACCTGCTTCCGGGCTGGAGGGCGGCATGGGGGGCCTGGTAGGGGTTGGTGCGGGGATGGTTGGAGGTATCgggggagaggggaacagccACGGCCCTCGTGTGACTGTCCTCCTACGGGAGTTTGAGAATTTTGAGAACTACGTCGGTGATGTGGCACGCTCCTTCCTGCACCAGAGACCTGAGCTGCCCTTCTTGGCTGTGTCTGACACCCCGCCctacccccctctgtctctccccgagGGGGCCCGTCTCCTGGTGCTCTCCCCCAGCCCCGAGCAGCCTCCGCAGGCCCACCGGCCAGAGTTCCACGTTCAGACAGAGTTTGTGCTGCTGGTGCCTGACGGGGTGGAGCTGGAGCAGGGCCGGGCTGTGGAGAGGCTGATCCGGGAGCtggagggggagggtggggggcCCGTGAGGCTGGTGGCTTCCCCAGTTTTGGCACGCTCGACCGTTCAGTGCCTGCACCTGCGGGTCAGCCTTAGAGAGTGGACGGCCACCTATTCCACAGCGGCGTCTGGGACCAGTGGTAGCGTGTGTACAGCCCTTCAGGGGGACGTGGTGGTCCTCATCCGCTCTGAGGACCTCTTCAACCTGTCTGTCCCACTGGGGAGGCCCCTGCTGCCCTCGCTCTTCATCCAGACCTCCCTGCATGGCTGGAAGGTCAAGCTCCTGGAGAGCCCCTGCTTCTCCCCCAGCCACCGGCCTCTCTTCAGCTCAGCCCACAACCAGTGGAAGGCAGACAGCCATCTGAAGGAGGCCACTAGCCAGCTGATGAAGAACTTTGGGCTGAAGCGTCTCCTACTGGCTGATGGGAAGGAGCAGTGGCACGGCTGTGGGAAGGAGACGGAGCGTTGCTTCGGTACGGTCCGGGACGACACCCCTGAGTACCTGTACCTGGAGCGCTAGACACCTCCCTGCTGCCTGCGTGCCCTCCGCGAGACCACTAAGTATGTGATCAACATCCTGGAGAGCTCCGGGGTGCGCTACTGGCTGGAAGGAGGCTCCCTGCTGGGGGCGGCCCGCCACCAGGACATCATCCCATGGGACTATGATGTGGACCTGGGCATCTACCTGGAGGACGTGCCCAACTGTGACTACCTGAAGAACCTGGACTCTGGTTCTCTGGTGGATGCTAACGGCTATGTGTGGGAGCGGGCAGTGGAGGGGGACTTCTATCGGGTGCAATACAGCGAGGCTAACCACCTCCACGTGGACCTGTGGCCCTTCTACCCGCGGAACGGCGTCATGACCAAAGACACGTGGATGGAGCACAAGCAGGATATGGAGTTCCCCGAGCACTTCCTGCAGCCGCTGGTGCCGATGCCTTTCGCCGGCGTCACCGCCTACGGCCCGAACAACTACCGCGCCTTCCTGGAGCTCAAGTTTGGGGAGGGGGTCATCGAGAACCCCCAGTACCCCAACCCTGCCAAGAAGAGGCTGGATAGGAGCCGGCTGTGAGGGAGGTGTGTGGCTGGGACCTTTGACCTTTGGAGCTTTCATGTGGCCCAACAAAAGGACAAAACGATTCGAGCCACAACCcaaaacatatacagttgaagtcggaagtttacatacaccttagccaaatacatttaaactcagtttttcacaattcctgacatttaatcggagtaaaaaaatccctgtcttaggtcagttaggatcaccactttattttaagaatgtgaaatgtcagattaatagtagagagaattatttattacagcttttgtttctttcatcagattcctagtgggtcagaagtttacatacactcaattagtatttggtagcattgcctttaaattgtttaacttgggtcaaacatttcaggtagccttccacaagcttcccacaataagttgggtgaattttgtcccattcctcctgacagctggtgtaactgattcaggtttgtaggcctccttgcttgcacacgctttttcagttctgcccacaaatgttctataggcttgaggtcagggctttgtgatggccactccaataccttgactttgttgtccttaagccattttgccacaactttggaagtatgcttggggtcaatgtccatttggaagaccaagctttaacttcctgactgatgtcttgagatgttgtttcaatatatccacataattttctcttctcatgatgccatctattttgtgaagtgcaccagtccctcctgcagcaaagcaccccctcaacatgatgctgccacccctgtgcttcacggttggattggtgttctttggtttgcaagcctccacatttttcctccaaacataacaatggtcattatggccaaacagttctatttttagaccagaggacatttctccaaaaagtacgatctttgtccctgtgtgcagttgcaaaccgtagtctggcttttttatggcggttttggagcagtgtcttgctgagcggcctttcaggttatgtcgtaATAGGACtggtttttactgtggatatagacacttttgtacctgtttcctccagcatcttcacacggtcctttgctgttgttctgggattgatctgcacttttctcatcaaagtatgttcatctctaggaggcagaacgcttctccttcctgagcggtatgatgttgtttatacttgcgtactattgtttgtacagatgaacgtggtaccttcaggcgtttggaaattgctcccaaggatgaaccaaacttgtggaggtctacaattatttttctgaggtcttggctgatttctttggattttcccatgatgtcaagcaaaaaggcactgagtttgaaggtaggccttgaaatacatccacacttccaattgactcaaatgatgtcaattagcctatcagaagcttctaaatccatgacatcattttctggaattttccaagctgtttaaaggcacagtcaacttagtgtatgtaaacttctgacactgGAATTGTgctacagtgaattataagttaaataatctgtaaacaattgttggaaaaatgacttgtcatgcacaaagtagatgtcctaaccgacttgccaaaactatagtttgttaacaagaaatgtgtggagtggttgaaaaacaagttttaatgactccaacctaagtgtatgtaaacttctgacttcaactgtatctacatGACAGGTCAATTGGAGACTCCTTGCAGAGGTCCATTATTCTGTATAAGCTGTAAGTTAAGTATAGAGACAACGTATTTACACATTCAAAACGGTATTCTGGTACACATAATTTTCCTGTACATACATGACCAGGTATTTAGTAAGAAATTACATGGTAAAATGGTAATTACACAGTAATTATATTCAaccttttttttgggggggggggtaccaTTAAGTACCAGGAAGTATTAGCTATTATGACCACATAGTTTCCTAGTCATTTTCAGGTGCTCAAAGTGCTACCAGATATCCAATGGCATATCCACCACAACATCAGCTGCTGTTCAGCAATATCTGACACAATCAGTGTCAATACCTGTGTTATTATTGATGtcatgaatataaatatgttGGTCAATTCTGTCCTAAAGCTAAAGACATATTTCATGGAGTACATGTGCGGATATGTTGCACTGATGCACTTTCTTATTTGAGATTTGTGCACTTCGTGTTCAGTGGATGAGATGTATGACTTTTGACCTTTTTGAACTGTCGACTGATGCCATCGGGGTAGGCCTTGGCATGTTCCATCAGCTTGCCGATTATGGCCGCCCCATTTCCCAGTGGTAAAATGAGGAGCTTTCTCTTCAACTCTGACTTGGATATTCACCTGAGGCCTTGGATAAAGCTCTATCAGTCCATGCGGGCGCATTCAAATCCCAGGTATGAATGATGAAACTATCCACTAGTTTATCCAATATTCTAAATGaaatgtgtgtatctgtgtcatctgttgtgtatgtatgtgtgtcatCTGTTGAGTGTTGCTGTCACATTTGTGTCCTGCCTTGACTGGAATGTTAGAAGTAATCTGAATTGTGGGTGAAAGACTGATGTCTAGGTAGGTGCCACTTGTTGTCCTTGACCTGTCATTTTACAAGTGAGGAAAAAGGCTCAAAACTCACCAGCACACTAACCAGAATTttgctgtcagtgtgtgtcactTTTTCATGgactgaagaaaaaaaagaataaCACCACTGCTATTTGTGTTTGGTCATTTGAGGTGTATGGCTTTGATGAGGCAGCTTTGTATACATTCCAGTTTTTCAGGAATCATTTAAGAAATTCATTTACCAGGAGGGCCTAAAGCTTTCTTTGGTTTTGACAAAAATAGCAGGATTTAGTATGCAACTCCCCTGTCTCGCCAGCTGGTGGCAGAAGAGCCTTAACATTTGCACCGTCTCCTTGGCCATGTCTAGCCACCTCTGAATGAGAGGCGGCATGTAGTGGACATTGAATGGGTAACTTATGAATATTGCCGTGGTAAAGTCACTAGCTGCAAAATCCCCCTGACAAAATCTATCCAACTAAATTGCATTTCTGAATCCTATATTGATAAGCTAAATCGAAATACAAGAACACCAGAACACACTTCAGTGTACTCAATATACCTCCGTCTTCTTTCTTTCCCTCGGGATGTAAAGTAGAACCGTTGGCTGAATTCAATTGGGAGGGGTGTAAAGTTACATTGCTAAAAGAAGAACCATGATCAGGTCTAATAGGAGACCCAGGAATGTCACTGTAGTACAATTTACCCTAAATGTCCCCTGTTGTAAAACCTAATGCCAGCCATTCTTCCACTGACAGAAGGGGCCATATAGCGCTGAACCTCATGAAACCCCTCAGCGCCGGTTAGTGTGGGACCCAGGTGGGCGATGTAATATTGTAATGTTGGTGACTGCATTTTGTGTGTGTTGGGAAAGTCTGAAGTTCCATTAGAATGAATAGGAGGACGTTCTTTTACAGGCCTCTCCGTCAACACCTCGTAGAGGCTGGATGCAGTACCAGGTAGTCTGTGTAATGTGTTCGTTCATGGGCATCGCCAGTAACTACTACCTAACCAACATGTCTTGTCTGGAGGGCCTATTCACAATGTGtcatatatatattgtgtataaaATGCAatagactgactaggtgaatTCGGGTGAAGCTATCATATCCCTTATTGATATAACTTGTTAATAAAAATCAGTTTTGAATCAGTGAAGATGAAGGAGACGGGTTACAGAAGGATTTgtaagctttgagacaattgagacatggattgtgtatgtgtgccattctgaGTCCcatccaccatcaccacacatatCTGGACACACGCTGACTCACAAACACAAACGTGGTGACGTCACTCCAAAGACGCTGTGGAATGATAAGCATTTATTCACTGCATTTGCATAAAAAGA
Encoded proteins:
- the LOC118385876 gene encoding LOW QUALITY PROTEIN: ribitol 5-phosphate transferase FKRP-like (The sequence of the model RefSeq protein was modified relative to this genomic sequence to represent the inferred CDS: substituted 1 base at 1 genomic stop codon), whose product is MFMASFLNRELHPIPSPFPEPDERSKRCHAAQQQMMEKRRDPGRGSRKAALPASGLEGGMGGLVGVGAGMVGGIGGEGNSHGPRVTVLLREFENFENYVGDVARSFLHQRPELPFLAVSDTPPYPPLSLPEGARLLVLSPSPEQPPQAHRPEFHVQTEFVLLVPDGVELEQGRAVERLIRELEGEGGGPVRLVASPVLARSTVQCLHLRVSLREWTATYSTAASGTSGSVCTALQGDVVVLIRSEDLFNLSVPLGRPLLPSLFIQTSLHGWKVKLLESPCFSPSHRPLFSSAHNQWKADSHLKEATSQLMKNFGLKRLLLADGKEQWHGCGKETERCFGTVRDDTPEYLYLERXTPPCCLRALRETTKYVINILESSGVRYWLEGGSLLGAARHQDIIPWDYDVDLGIYLEDVPNCDYLKNLDSGSLVDANGYVWERAVEGDFYRVQYSEANHLHVDLWPFYPRNGVMTKDTWMEHKQDMEFPEHFLQPLVPMPFAGVTAYGPNNYRAFLELKFGEGVIENPQYPNPAKKRLDRSRL